DNA from Brassica napus cultivar Da-Ae chromosome C4, Da-Ae, whole genome shotgun sequence:
CTACCAAGCTACATTGGTTTTGTCAGCTTCAACTTCAGTCTGTGCGCACAAGTTTTATCACGCTATCTACATAGTCACGAGAAATATTAGTGGGTTAAGCACTGCTCCTGGTCCTGATGCAATATTGAGGTCTAAAGCTGCATCTATGCTAGGAAAATTAGGCAAGTATTGGGATCCATTTGGGGAGAAAGTGGAGATGAATAAACTCATCATTGTAGCTGGTGTTCTTGACCcaacgaagaagatgaagtttgTAACTAAATGTTTTGAGAACTTGTATGGAAAAGAGAGTGTTGAGGCAACTCAGTTGGCTAAAGAAACCGAAGACATTTTGAGGGATTTGTTCAATGAGTACAATAGCATTTACAACGCGAACAAGAATGGAGGGCCAGGGTCCACTACTGCGTCTCATCATAGTCAGTCTCAAGGTACCTCTTCTCAGTCTCAAGATCTGTTTGTTGAAGAAGTATCTCAGAGAACAGTACTTGGGAATGGTGTTGCATATGAGAGCATGAATGACATCTATGAGGAGCTTGGCCAAGAAGCTGGTTTTCAGGAAAAGACAAACGAGTTGGATATCTATTTGAAAGAGAGTGCGGAGAATCATCATGTGATGAATGGTACAGAGTATGATGTACTCTCTTGGTGGAGGGGAAATAGTGGTAAGTATCCGGTTCTATCACTATTAGCTAGGGATGCATTTGCAATGCAAGTGAGTTCTTTTGCTTCTGAATCTGCTTTTAGCACAAGTGGTCGAGTTTTGGATCCAAGCCGAAGCTGCTTGACACATTACATGATAGAAGTATTAATGTGCACCGAGCAATGGCTAAAATGTGAAATTAAAGTCAGTGGCAGAGGAATTATAAGACAAGAACAGCTACTTAAGGAGGTGGAGGCAGAAGATGATCTTATGAGAGGTAATTTCGAATCTCtgttattattttttccaaGTTTTATGTATGCTTGACTGCTTGTTACTAGCTTGTTACTTGTAATTTACTAACctttagtttttttcattttattagaaTTTGAACCTGGTTTTAGGCATGACTCATGAGTGAAGAAATGGCAGCAATGGTAAGCCGTAAGCTTGTTAGTTGTTACTTGTCATTCTTTGTAGTTTGTACTTTTTAATCTGAATGTTACTTGTCATTCTTTGTACTTGTCGTTCTTAATGTTCTTACTTCTTAGTTTCTGGTGGTAGAGAGTAGAGAGTAGATCAGTAGagacttaagagatggaaactgATTACTCGCTTCTCGTGTACTGGATAATGATTCTCCATGTCTCAGTCTTGTTTGTTTTTCCCTTTGTTTCGCTTTGGACATTTGCCTTGgtgttgtttttgtgttttcagAACCTTTATGTTTCAGTTTGTGATGTTTTTATTTGACTTTGTCGTGTTGGATTGTGGAACATGGAAGTTTGAATTTGATGTTTTAAACGTTTATTGATATGTACGGTTCTGATCTGTGTTAAACATGCTCATTTGTCAAGTTCAGTTGTGGTATAGTATAGGTTTTAAAGTAGGTAATGTCATGGAAGTGGTGTAATTTTCGGGTTATCCGTAGGACCCGACCCGAAATTTTCGAATTTTACCCGAAACCGATGAATTTTACCCGAAACCGACCCGACCCCGAAGGGAACAGAAATTATCGGGTTTTTTACGGTTCTCTGAAAACCTGACCCGGACCGACCCGACCCCGACAAGACCCGAACCGACCCCGAACCGATAAATTCAAATTATCCGATTGGGTCCTAAAATACAAGACCTGAAAGACCCGGACCCGAGACGACCCGACCCAAACCCGAAGACCCGAATGTCCAGGGCTAGTTTGTGCAATAGTGTTCTAAAGAACATATATGATTTACAAATTACAACTATAAACACAAAGTTCAAAACTCTAAAGGAGAAATGCTattcattcttcttttttttttccatctgatTTTCATTGATAACttgaaaaagatacaaaattgAGATACTAAAGCCGGCGGAGCACAAAGAAATCCTCGGAAGCTAAGCCCACAAGAGGAAAACAAGAACCCAAACATACATGGGTGACATACCAACATCTAGAGATTAAACGAACCACCTACACTCTTTTTACAAAACACAAACCCAGCTATCCATGATAAAAGAACAGAGCTTTAATGAACTAAAACTACCCGGAACTCTTAGCAACGAACTGAACAAGAGAGAGCAAGCAACGTAGAGTACTTCTTTATGGAGAGCAGAACTTCATTTGAACCACCTGTTCATAATGATAACACCCACACCACTTCAACGAAGTGAAGACATAAAACCAGGATGTAACAACACCCGCCAGAGCACCATACTCAACCGCACCTTAATCTAGAAACCTCCATGCCTCAACCTCTTTCTATTGCTTCAAACGAAGCCACGAGGAAACCAGAGACCTAAGGAAGACTCAGATAAACACTGAAAAGAAAGGCGGGAGAAGGCCTCCAATAAACTCTGAAACCACCTACAACTCAAGGACCAAAACCTGCAACTGCTCACCATACACCCCCACGCCACTACTACACTGTTGCTGAATCAAAGACCATCAAACACAAGTTCGAGAACCTAAGAGAGCTTAACCACACATAACCCCTCGGCCAGAGGAAGTCACAAAGGCGGAAGGACGACTGGGACAGAACTGAAGAACTCTCTCTGCTGAGACACCGAAGCATGAACAGAGAAGAAAAGCCAGCAACCTCACTACCGTAGTGGACTCATCACTCCGGCCGGATCTGAGACAGAAAAGCACAGATCTGACAACTTGACAAATCTGTAACAACAAGAAACCCAGATCTACAAAACCGTTGATAACAAATCCGAAAATGAATCACAGATATGTCATCAAATAACTTTAATAGTGGTTAACAAAAGCAATCTAAGCCAGAGAAAGTAAAAGAAGTGTAGGTTTGAACAGAAAAGAAATAGAACAGCTAAACACAAAGACAAGACGTACTGCTCCGACGGCAACGCTGAAGACGCACCACCGTCGGAACCACCACGAATCAACCGGAGAAGAaagcctagagagagagagaagggaggTTCGTCGCTCACACCTATTCATTCTACTTACTCTTATTGTAAAAAAGCAAATAAAATTAGAGTTATCTACTCTACATTGTACATGCATCTATTTGATCAATGCATCACTAAAATCAAAGTTGGATCGATGTGCAAGTAGTGACCAACCATAGagtaacaatatttttaaaaaattgcttGAAAtcgttgataaaaaaataaaacaaaatattttaaatattactaatttataaaaattgtattgttttttattattttttcttcgtAAAACAGACTAACGACCCCCAAGCACTTGAAACAGAAAAAGATTAATGCTTCCATAGAAAATCGAGAGGCAAGGAGAACCGTCTCTCTTCTTGATTCTTGGCATCGCCGTGTTTTTCTTGCTCCGGCATCCACGCTTCTCTGGTAATGCTACTGGTCGCCACTATGAAGCTGCGCTTGCTGGCTTTTCCTCCTCTGATATATGTTACTAGGTCACCACCGTGACTGCATattcttaaagaaaaaaaaaaaaattcttggttTTATTTTCTGTGATTTATGGTCTATATTCTTAGTCAGGCCCGTCTCAACAATATAGTGGATCCTCAGTTCAAGAAAACTTGGGGCCTACttcccaaaacaaaataatttttacacaATTAAGCACtaacttaaagaaaaaaatcaaaaatttgtaATGGGTCATGTGCAAATGTGCATTCAACACATGCACAAAACCGGGCCAGCTCTTCGTTCTAGGTTGGTTTACCTTCTTGTATACCGGTAAGCAATGAGGTTTAAACTCTCGGTTTAAGGTTTTCCccatttgatttgatttacTGCACATTTCTTCTGAATGACTAAAAGAATATTACGTGTGGAACGGTTGGGAATGTGCCAGGTGATTTAAGGCAATAAACATGAGTTTGATTcgattcatttgtttttttctttttgtcgaTTTATACGTAAaagaaagtgaatattctcacaTGCTGATACATAGTCTGATAATCACCGAGTTTATTATATATGCATGGATTGAGAACATGATTCTGCTTATAATATGTTTGAAATCGATTACACAAATTCCAAATTAGAAATCTTAGACGTACTATGCAATTCACGAAGAATATGAATAAAATGACGGCCAACAATAGTACAAAGCATCGACCATTTACAATTCATAATGATAAAGAAAAAACCATACCCAAAGATCCCCACTCgccattttttaataaaaaaggatTAGCATATAGACACGCTTTCGCATttttacaaataaaacaaatcataacaTAGAGTGATCTCAATGTGATTAAAGGGGACCGTTGGCGATTTACGTGGCTTTTGGTTATCCTCTGTGAATGCAACTTCAACACATAAGCATAGTATATACAGAACGGTAAAAATCAAGGTCGCTACATCTGGTCGGGATGTATCTCTCAGAATTCACTAGTTCAGAAGTTACAAGAGAGTACATACAAAACCCCAAAACCCTTTCTCTTGGTCTAAATCTCTACCCCTTTCCAAGGAACAAAATTCAAGTTTATGTTATGCAAAATGTTCTTATCTTCTTGTCTATTTCTCTACACAATCtatcatatatataacaagaGAAACCGTGACCAAGACCACCTCAAACGATCCCCCTTGTACTGCTTCATTTAATGAACTCGTCGATATATATCTCTGTCCATTAGCTGCGAAAACGCAGTTTGCTTTTGTCTTATATATGGGCTGCGGCAAATGAATAGTCTTGTGATCCTGCAAATAGAGTACCACATGATTTTTATCTTTGATACATTGTTCTTTTTTCTCCACGTCTAAACCTTCTTTCTTTCATGATCTTAATTATTTaccaaagcttaacaattctcCACCTAGTAAAGAAAGATCAGAACAGACATATATGTATCATCATACCTGAAAGATAGAGACATACACTTGTGATGTGGTCTTTTGGATTCCAGTCCTGGTTTCTAAGTGTTACTTCTCAGACTTGACCCTCAACAAGTTCAACGCAGTTTGAAACTTACAGACTGACAAGATTTTGGTGAAGATATCTGCTGGTTTACTCAGCATAGATATCTTCAACACTTCCACGAGTCCATCTCCAATGACTTGTCAAATCTTGTGAAACTTCACATCAATGATTTGTCTTTTCATTATGGACATTGTTCTTTGACAGGGATATGTCGCTTTGTGAATCACAAAACACCTCAACACACTCTTCTATTTGTACCCAAAGTCTCTTAACAGACCGTTGAGCCACAAAGCTTCCTTGACTCTATCATCCAAGACCATATATTCAGCTTTTGTGGTTGATAAAACTACAACCCTTTGAAGAGATGACCTCCAACTGACAGTATTTTCTCGGAGAGTAAATACCACACCACTGATTGATCTCCTCGATCCTATCTACATCTACAACATATATAATTAGAATCACAGCAGCCTCTGGGAACAAATTAAGACCTCTTGTAGCAAAGCTTTGTTTCCAGTGTACCTCTAATATATCTCATAACCCATTTAACTCCCAACCAATGTTTCTTGATTGGATTCCCATAAATATGCTGAATTGCTGATGATTTCACCTGGATAAGACATGTCAGGTCTTGTAACGATCATAGAATTTATAACTAAAAACGCTATatattaaatagttaaaatttgtaactaaatgtgataaaataattaaaacattatataatttatacaatgattttctttttaatttactaatttctatcttatattaaataatagttACTTcattacaaataattaaaatttaaaatataataatataaaatactatttagtgtaaaatttaatattaaaagtaaagttgtaaataaagtaaaatacCAAATActaaatttgatattatttcAATACCAAATTTAGTATGTTGGTTAAAATTTCCCTAATGGTCACACTCTTCTGCTTCTCCTATTGCAGTTTCAAAAATACCCTGAATCaatctaagatttttttaatgaacacggagatcattttctctttttttaaaaaaaatatatttactacaaaatcaataaatttttttatatcatttcttaaaaaaaataatttggatATGATGTTggatatattaataattaactaaaatattttgttttctagtgTTCAAAGACAAACATTGTGTTTGAGATAATAGGGTCCGAACCttaattaatatctattttcttttttttttgtttaaagagAAAGATTACAATTGAGAATGGTTcgactattttattatttgttttctgatttttttttttaaattggtatTATTCTCTTAGAAATTTGAATTCTGTAGAAAATATATGCATATAgaacttataaattttaactaaaattactATAAAAAATCTATACTACTTTTTGAGAAGTGATTTTTCGCATTTGAGCTATTACGTTAAAaattagagtggttaatatcgatTATATCCTTAGTGAATAAATTAGtcacaaaataaaaacgaaagtaaattattttaaaataagtgaaattaataataataagaattatccaaaatgtaaaatataatttaaaataaaaagataaattatatatatactgtgTTGTTATCTGGaaatatctttttaataaaaaataaaaattaaagaaagaaaacatgTAACTAAATATCAACCAagtaaaaattttagttttatataactaaaaagaTAATACTGAgtgattttaagatttatttattaataatgaatatagtctagagattttttttcaaaaactttatatgtaagaattttcaaatgaaaataaataaatattaattagtttaaaaaagaaaacatagtgTTAAAATATTACGGAACAAAGCTATAACAAACATGTATCTCCTattatatcattattatttGTCATTGCTATATTTATCATCTTTAAATTGTTCGGTTTCTAACCACACACAAAAAGAACTGTATGCAAGCGCTAAAAAAATTAGTTACCAGTCGAACCCAACTAATAAATCCGAATGGACACACTTTCcactttttcattaaaaaaaataaaagaaaactaaaagaaTTGATCTCTCTTTTTGTATATAAAGAGGAAGCAAACAAAGAGAGCAAAAATGGCCGGCATCTTCTAATAATCATCTGTACATATATATGAGTATGATGAGAAGGCAGATGTAATCTATGATGATGATGGTAACGGGGAGAAGGTGTGAAGACTGTGGGAATCAAGCTAAGAAAGAGTGTGTGTATATGAGATGCAGAACTTGCTGCAAAGCGAAAGCCTTTCATTGCCAAACTCACATCAAGAGCACTTGGGTTCCTGCCTATAGAAGATCCCACAAACACCAATCGCAAACGCAAGCACAACCACAGCAGCAACCGCTCTCTATTACAAACCCTAAACGTCTCAGAGAACAGCACCCAACTTCTTCCCCTTCATCAtcaggttctttttttttctcattggtTCTGTGTAATTAGTGCATGCATTTAATGAGATCTCTCACCATATAACATACGGGTTTTGGAGATTCTCATGATCTGAGTTCTTCCAGCTATATTTGTTTTCCTTTTGGACCTGATCGTGTTGCACATAATTATAGACTGAAATTTTGGATAATCAAATCTTGTGAATATAAAAACAGATTGATaagtgaaatatatatatatatatatatatatatacatatatatatatatttggtcaattaagattttttttagtaCACCACATATATATTAGTTCTATATCTATATAAATGTGATGCTGCTTAGCGGTGATGGATttgcttttatatatttgaaatgatAACAAGTCTTTTGCTTGTGATTCTTGATTTTGTATCTTTATATGGCCAAAGTGGACTAATTTGTGATTAGTGTATCAGTAAATACAAACTACCTCAATAGTCTCTTATGATAGTCTTTGACAGGATCGAGAAACGTAATATCGTGTTTGTTAATCATTTccttaaaacttatataaactatacGAAACATTCTTTTGGGTCATTAGGTGTAAGAATCGGCACTAGTACGGGACATTTTCCTGCGGAGTTGAGTTCTGTAGCGGATTTCCGTTGCGTAAAAGTGCATTCAATCGATGACGGAAAAGAACAATACGCTTATCAGACGACGGTGAACATTGGAGGACACGTTTTCAGAGGCATTCTTCACGATCAAGGCCTCGAAAAAGTGGACTTAGATCACCACCCTGCTCATCATGATCAAGCTTTACTTCTCCCGTCATCTTCACGTCCCTTGATGATAACTAGTCATTTTACCGATTTCATGTCCGGCACCCACACCAAAAGTCTTCATTAAGAACAATTTCGTAAAATCACTGTAAATTGACTAATTTTTAGATtgatactccatccgtttcatttTACTTGCCGTTCTTGACTTGGACACACAGATTAATGaaacatttaaatttatctatttactagataaaaacatcattaccaatacacctaatcagatttcaaccaatagaaaaatatattataataaaaagtcaataaattttgcattgaaatcataaaacgacACTAATTTTGAAACGGAAATTTTGCTCTAAAACGAAATCTAATTCGAAACGGAGGAAGTACAAATTAAGTTCTTGTAATCTTTGTCATCTTATGAAATGGTTATAATGCTGTTACTCCAAGCTAGGGCTCATCATGGTTCGTATATATGTAGCATAATAATGTCTATCGCTATTTTTTTGTATCTCCTAGCTAGCTAGAACGTATGAATCTAActatctaattaaaaaaaatctaggaTCTAGTTACCAAAAAGTTAAAGATATAACTTGTTGTAATAGATATAGAAAGATAAGTGAAAGTTATAAATAACGAAGGAAAATGACAAAACATTTAACATGATTTGCCAATTAGCTATCTACGTCTATGGGAAAGGGAAACAAATTATTAGTGGAAACTGTACTAGGttatatgaataaaatatatactagGATAATAACTGCGCCTTGCGCatggtaaatttatatgaaaattatttaagaaatatcgtatggaaaataaaatttatattattgatcgaattaatattttagacccttaaacaattttcaaaaacttttttttaattacataatttgtttactaatgaactgaacattttttaaaaaatattttaggttaaaaatctatttatcgcataaaaatCTAACGTTTAGACCGAAGAATCTCATGTccactatttggttacaatgaaactatgtcagttCGGTTTTATATcttgatttagcaatttaaaagttaattatggttatgagaagtttacgtttaCGTGACAATCATATAtatctttgatatttttcttctttctgtgtcattttggttattgatcgatataaatattgatttttgagtttattctcatttctttcttttattttggcatgagatttagaaaatgtttaagattcaaaattattaaacagatacatacttaggttaagatatgTACCTTGTGaagaataaattttttatatttattacttattttatatttttctgcatataatgaaataacaaaataataactatatattaaataactaagaaatcagttactattatgtaataaattggcttgcacatataaatcaaatgaccgttcttgtttattcgcaatcattttaggattatgatatatatatggcAACACGTGGCAACACGTGACTAGTTTGGATCACTTCAGTGGAGCCAggatacctctgtataattcaattttttttttctatcatatatgatatataagtaaatttaaacgatatgaagtatatacttttattatattaacataaacacttattaaaataaaattatttatttatataattttattatcattgtatcttattatagaaaaaaaatttaaacattgatcacaaaagtttatgtgagacttttaacagttttagtaatttatactcattttgaaaaattcaaaatacaacatatacaaaaaatctaaatttttaatacatgattaatgtaattatgtaatttattttaataataaggaATTAATcataatcatattaggtaattacgtaggtaatttaagaaaataatatataataaattttaatttgataaatgaatggtctACAATGGACGTACTGTATAATATAACATTCTttagcaatttaattttggattaataaaattctcaattgattttCAAGCTGCCACGTAAACCAATTAACATTCCAATTACGTGACAACTTAGCATGAcactttttaaattaatataaactacatgttctaaactttttaaatgtttctctattaatatagaggggatgttaaaccattgatcattagtttttaatataataattttaacagttttagtaattctgtcattttttaaaattcaaaatataacatatacgaaaaaatctatattttaattttatagctaatttgattgtttaattgattttaataatataaatttaaacaaaaacgatggatgagatataaattgttatcaaatctttattattagaaacattaattgtcatatttaTAGTAGTCATATTTGATAATTCCATAACTTTTATTAaaggaaagaaaacaaaatagtaatgattttaactaattttatgattagattaatgaaaagtatattatttacttaattGGACCAACATATTATCTAAGGATTCTGAATTTTATTATGGTGATGACACGTAGTTACATTTAAagattgtaatgtttctcaattaatatacgAGGGATATGAAAATTATAAGGATCTGAAATCCTAAAACTAATGAATTCGCTGAGTTTAAAATGACTAAATTGAaactacaatatatataggtTATTTGTTGCAGTTGAAACATATCAATACaattaacttttattattagtttatgttGAGTATATACGGCGATTACCGATAATGATAAATATGGTACATCTTCCAAAGTCTTAACTATAGGTTTGTGTACATTTAATATAGACAAATAAGTAAGTTAACAGGTGGTTGTTGAGGGGTTTAACTTTTGCTTTCTACCTACTAACTTACCTAATTTACTCAATagcaacctttttttttctttttccgtCAAAGTTTATTTAGTAAAGGCCCAAGGCCCATCACGATTACAAGGTCCACAACTATTACGGCCCACTAAAAACCACTAAAAAAACCGCAAGCCCAAGAAAGGCCctagacactacaagaaaacttgCTTTTAGCCACAACTTAGCCACAAAACTTTTGTGGACAGTATAAAACAGCTACAAAATCTCCGCAAAATTAGCCACTACttacaaaatctaaaatttgtggccatttgttgtttttttttcgcTCCATTGCAGCAAAATAACTTTTGTGGCTATTCGAAGAAACACAGCCACAATtaactacaaaaataaattgtgGATATACATTTCCACAAAAATCCCCCACAAGATTCATGGCTTCCGTATCCACAACTTTACTCGCGGATAATTGTTGTTATATAGCTACAAAATGTACTTTGTGGCTATCTCGAGGATAAAAAGCCACAATACGCTTCAGAATAAATTGTGGACATATATTATCCGTAAATATCCACAGAATTTTTCGTTAACATTTTAACCACATACTTAAATTGTAGCTATCCgtagaaatataatttttaaaatggcaTGTGGTCACAAATGTGGTTGtggttataatatttaaaagattataatgttaagaaaacatatcagcatgttcaAATCTGGTTccataattaattacattaactATCTACGCTTGTACTAGGATTTGTACGATACATTAAATATGTtatacattttttacttttttttaggTTGCAGGGAGAACATATCtttatattaccaaaaaaaagataagaattttcttttaaaaaaaatgaagatacaAAGTAAAACAATTTCACATATCACTAGGCATTTCAATTCTCGGTTTGCTTCATGGTTTGGTTCTTCGGTTCTAAAGGTTTAGgatctattaaaatattgagtttggttttgttttgtttatttcgttttttttgtttggtttgggtAACCAAGTTGAAATCCGTCTTATTTCCAAAGTAATTTAAGATTCTATccggttttgatttttttgttaatttgggttaaaagtaaaaaaaaacaattttttgagATTAATATCAGATATTTTGGGGTTGCAGATAAAAACTCGAATAATTcagataattttaattattttggatcaaaattatattagtcatttaactttttggttatttaacttataaataattttaagttatttttatttttgaaataaatataattagtatatatatatagatatattatattatagaaatttggGTACTTATTTGGCTCTCGGTTTGGTTcgaattcagttttttttttttggttcaatagATATATATGGTCCACTAATATAACTGTTGGGATTCAAACTCGAACCGAACTTATTTTCCGATTTAGTTTAATTTGGTTCTTTGGTTCCAGATAAATGTGTGAAAGACTAGTTGCATCAATTATAAAAAAGCtaggaaaataattattttaaatatttaggaAGTAGCCATAGACTAGCATCATAACTACAAAAGATATTAACTAGATTTTGggaccaaaaaataaatgattcatcGCAACACTATTAAAGAGTAAACACAAAAAATGAGTAATGAAGAATCATatattattgacaaaaaaagaagaatcatATATTAACAAGTCACATGTTGTACATTAAATATAAGTCATATAATCAATCTCTCATAAGGTTGTAAGATGCATATTTATTGGTTCAGACAAATAGTTGATGGGGCAAAGAATATACTCTTTAACCACAAATATAGCTATCTAAAGAATATCTATATTTGATGGAGCaaagaatatattttctttagcCTCAAATATAACTACGTAAAGAATATGTATATTTGATGGGGAAAAGaatatatctctataatattatttgagaagtcagttttcCACGTGTCATGTTCACGTTAATCTTTACAACGGTTATTTACAgagatacccttaatgaattaaaatattgaattaatatattattattaatttttttgtttagttttct
Protein-coding regions in this window:
- the LOC106420732 gene encoding protein SHI RELATED SEQUENCE 3-like; protein product: MMMMVTGRRCEDCGNQAKKECVYMRCRTCCKAKAFHCQTHIKSTWVPAYRRSHKHQSQTQAQPQQQPLSITNPKRLREQHPTSSPSSSGVRIGTSTGHFPAELSSVADFRCVKVHSIDDGKEQYAYQTTVNIGGHVFRGILHDQGLEKVDLDHHPAHHDQALLLPSSSRPLMITSHFTDFMSGTHTKSLH